A DNA window from Ostrea edulis chromosome 5, xbOstEdul1.1, whole genome shotgun sequence contains the following coding sequences:
- the LOC125652299 gene encoding sex peptide receptor-like — translation MINETKQNSSFSGLNNTGDETYYYGSDGDDGTGNYYQPLEYYSEFYAQKYEYVEDWEIPIRGYVTFFVALVTILTNMLLISVFIFRSSRSPTTVVLTSLAISDSIICMTRLPEAIYFNMAKNYQNLYVTYRWCKASHVLYIIYQIFRMTSNWCTALLGTQRLLAVALPFKYNRICSNRATIIEIAVIVTVSFLLNLYEAFGIYIAELPIYTNYYYNESLPSSCVRHVSRGLINAFGDSKKSNLIFYIFSGLLYRVLPVAVLLFTTVMLLYFLYTRQKIGPVATQKKAQIQRITALICIILVIFLIAEIQDGIAYFIYADELSRDVKRGILSKEDDIKWDTISSLLSLLSYACNFWIFFFMSQQFRSALLDVFRSGLRKANIYLVLEASEDKSDSNARSTSVTSRNDRNTVV, via the coding sequence ATGATAAACGAAACCAAACAAAATTCATCATTCAGCGGACTGAATAACACCGGAGACGAAACATATTACTACGGTTCTGACGGGGACGATGGGACCGGGAACTATTACCAACCTCTGGAATACTACTCGGAATTTTACGCTCAAAAATACGAGTATGTTGAAGACTGGGAAATTCCGATACGAGGCTATGTAACATTTTTCGTAGCCCTTGTTACTATACTAACAAACATGTTGCTGATCTCAGTTTTCATCTTCCGAAGTTCCCGTTCTCCTACCACTGTTGTTCTGACGTCCCTGGCGATTTCGGATTCCATCATATGTATGACACGGCTACCGGAGGCAATCTATTTCAATATGGCTAAAAACTACCAGAATCTCTACGTCACATATCGATGGTGCAAAGCGAgtcatgtattgtatattatttaccAGATTTTTAGAATGACATCGAATTGGTGTACTGCTCTTCTTGGCACACAGCGTCTGCTGGCTGTAGCATTGCCTTTCAAATACAACAGAATATGCAGCAACCGGGCAACAATTATAGAAATTGCTGTGATTGTTACTGTTTCGTTCCTGCTTAATCTCTATGAAGCCTTTGGTATCTACATTGCCGAGCTTCCAATCTATACGAACTACTATTACAATGAATCGCTGCCGTCCAGTTGCGTTAGACATGTGTCACGTGGTTTAATCAATGCATTTGGCGATTCTAAAAAGTCAAACttgatattctatatattttcTGGACTACTTTATCGCGTACTTCCAGTTGCCGTTCTCCTGTTCACGACCGTGATGTTGTTGTACTTTCTGTATACGCGACAGAAAATAGGACCTGTTGCAACGCAGAAAAAAGCACAAATACAGAGAATCACCGCTCTGATTTGCATTATTCTGGTGATTTTTCTAATCGCTGAGATCCAGGACGGCATAgcatatttcatatatgcaGATGAGCTTTCTCGCGACGTAAAAAGAGGAATATTATCTAAGGAAGACGATATTAAATGGGACACTATTTCTTCTCTCTTGTCCTTATTGAGTTATGCGTGCAACTTCTGGATATTTTTCTTCATGAGTCAGCAGTTTCGCTCGGCGCTTTTGGATGTGTTTCGGTCTGGACTCCGGAAAGCCAACATCTATTTAGTTTTGGAAGCCTCTGAGGATAAAAGTGACTCCAACGCACGAAGCACTAGTGTCACGAGTAGAAACGATAGAAATACGGTGGTTTAA
- the LOC125652322 gene encoding melanopsin-like yields MEYDYPDQYGEHSGNFSGHYPDYSDDYYSDFYPFKYEVKADWEIPIRGPITFCIATTTLITNFLLIFVFIFRSKRSPTTIVLTSLAISDSLICITRLPEAIYFNMAQNYKNLYMNYSWCVTNHALFVMYSIFRMTSNWLTALLGLQRLLAVCMPFYYSRICSTSTTVIKIASIAVISVFVYLYEALGIDIKELPIYSTRFRNETLPSGCTREISKSLINVVGDIKKSMMLFYIFSGFLSRLLPVIVLLITTISLAYLLHKRITSFKSSDSYKKEQLKRVNKLVIIILIVFLVAEVQDGIAFLIYAHELATDRKREVLSEEADILWDTISTTLSLISYDCNFWIFFMMSTQFRVALLDMLRCRGKRLRGILNLESTDGRTSNTYSNSREDRSTII; encoded by the coding sequence ATGGAGTATGATTATCCTGATCAGTACGGTGAGCACTCGGGGAATTTTTCTGGACACTACCCAGATTACAGCGATGACTACTATTCAGACTTTTATCCGTTTAAATACGAAGTCAAAGCAGACTGGGAGATACCAATCCGAGGACCCATCACTTTCTGCATCGCGACGACGACGCTGATAACGAATTTCTTgttgatatttgttttcatCTTCAGAAGCAAGCGTTCTCCAACCACCATTGTTCTGACTTCATTAGCAATTTCTGACTCCTTGATCTGCATAACAAGGCTACCGGAAgcaatatatttcaacatggctcaaaattataaaaatcttTATATGAACTACAGCTGGTGTGTAACAAACCATGCTTTATTCGTGATGTATAGCATATTCCGTATGACATCCAACTGGTTGACGGCCTTGTTGGGACTGCAGCGTCTTCTCGCTGTTTGCATGCCGTTCTATTACTCGAGGATCTGTAGTACCTCAACTACAGTGATCAAAATAGCTTCCATCGCTGTCATTTCTGTGTTTGTATACCTCTACGAAGCACTGGGTATTGATATCAAAGAACTGCCGATTTACTCCACAAGGTTCCGCAATGAAACTTTACCGTCCGGTTGCACAAGGGAAATTTCCAAATCCTTGATAAACGTCGTTGGGGATATAAAAAAATCCATGATGCTGTTTTACATCTTCTCTGGATTTCTGTCTCGTCTATTGCCAGTGATCGTGTTACTGATAACCACTATATCTCTCGCATATTTACTGCACAAGCGCATCACCAGTTTCAAAAGCTCAGATTCTTACAAGAAAGAACAGCTCAAGAGAGTGAATAAACTAGTGATAATCATTCTCATTGTATTCCTCGTCGCCGAAGTCCAGGACGGAATTGCATTCCTGATTTACGCACATGAGCTTGCAACAGACCGAAAAAGAGAGGTTTTATCCGAGGAGGCTGATATTCTTTGGGACACCATATCTACCACACTATCTTTGATCAGCTATGACTGCAATTTCTGGATATTCTTCATGATGAGCACACAATTTCGTGTCGCCCTTTTGGATATGCTGCGGTGTCGAGGTAAAAGATTGCGAGGAATTCTTAATCTGGAGAGTACAGACGGACGAACTAGCAACACTTACTCCAACAGTAGAGAGGACAGAAGCACGATCATATAA